In one Paenibacillus sp. JQZ6Y-1 genomic region, the following are encoded:
- a CDS encoding CopG family ribbon-helix-helix protein has product MDNMQNVQGITIHLPDQLLQEIDGIAALDNSDRNEVIRKATKVYLTERKKRIVRESMQRGYMEMAKINLRIACEAFYAEEEADITLDRLVSGV; this is encoded by the coding sequence TTGGACAACATGCAGAACGTGCAAGGGATTACGATCCATTTACCGGATCAGCTTTTGCAGGAAATCGATGGGATCGCAGCTTTGGATAATTCCGACCGCAATGAGGTTATCAGAAAGGCGACGAAAGTGTATCTGACGGAGCGCAAGAAACGGATTGTCCGTGAATCGATGCAGCGTGGGTATATGGAAATGGCCAAGATCAATCTGAGAATCGCTTGTGAAGCGTTCTATGCGGAGGAAGAAGCGGACATCACTCTGGACCGCTTAGTTAGCGGGGTGTAG
- a CDS encoding type II toxin-antitoxin system PemK/MazF family toxin, whose protein sequence is MIVKRGDVFFADLSPVVGSEQGGVRPVLVIQNDIGNRFSPTVIVAAITAQIQKAKLPTHVEIDAKSHGFDRDSVILLEQIRTIDKQRLTDKITHLDEETMRRVHDSLQISLGLVDF, encoded by the coding sequence TTGATCGTAAAGCGTGGCGATGTATTTTTTGCAGATTTATCGCCCGTCGTCGGTTCTGAGCAGGGTGGCGTGAGACCGGTTCTGGTGATCCAGAATGATATCGGTAATCGCTTCAGTCCGACGGTCATTGTGGCGGCGATTACGGCGCAGATTCAAAAAGCCAAATTGCCGACGCACGTGGAGATCGACGCGAAATCCCATGGGTTTGACCGGGATTCCGTCATTTTACTAGAGCAGATTCGTACCATTGATAAGCAGCGTTTGACTGACAAAATCACACATCTGGATGAGGAGACCATGCGTAGAGTGCATGATTCCCTTCAGATCAGTCTGGGCCTGGTGGATTTCTAA